A genome region from Bradyrhizobium sp. WSM1417 includes the following:
- a CDS encoding NRAMP family divalent metal transporter, producing the protein MTDSALTPTKSAPTLLQRLGPGLVTGAADDDPSGIATYSQAGAQFGYGLLWTVFLTTPFMIAIQLVSARIGRVTGKGLAANVMQIAPRWAVLSLVAMLVAANTFNIAADIAAMAEALSLVIGGLNHEHALIFAAGSTLLQVFLPYRRYSPVLKFLTLALFAYVATAFTVKIPWSTALLAAVWPKTNVSADYFMMVVAVLGTTISPYLFFWQASQEVEEMNQGKRDKPLRELKRGGSPELARIRADTLSGMLLSNGIAFFIILTTASVLHANGVTNINSATEAAEALRPLAGDFTFALFATGIIGTGLLAIPVLAGSAAYGVAEIFGWRATLEAKPDEAVGFYTIIAAATAIGFGLGFTGIDSIHMLVWSAVLNGIVAVPIMAMMMLIVSSKAIMGRFKGRSWLVALGWLGTALMALAVLALLGSSAIG; encoded by the coding sequence ATGACCGACAGTGCCCTCACCCCGACGAAATCCGCGCCGACGCTGTTGCAAAGGCTGGGGCCGGGTCTCGTCACCGGGGCGGCCGACGACGATCCGTCCGGCATCGCCACCTATTCGCAGGCCGGAGCGCAATTCGGTTACGGACTGCTCTGGACGGTGTTTCTGACCACGCCGTTCATGATCGCCATCCAGCTCGTCAGCGCCCGGATCGGCCGCGTCACCGGCAAGGGGCTCGCCGCCAACGTCATGCAGATCGCGCCGCGCTGGGCGGTGCTGTCGCTGGTCGCCATGCTCGTCGCCGCCAACACCTTCAACATCGCAGCCGACATCGCCGCGATGGCGGAGGCGCTCTCGCTCGTGATCGGCGGCCTCAACCACGAGCACGCGCTGATCTTCGCGGCGGGCTCGACCCTGCTGCAGGTGTTCCTGCCCTATCGGCGCTATTCGCCGGTGCTGAAATTTCTCACCTTGGCGCTGTTCGCCTATGTCGCGACCGCCTTCACCGTCAAGATTCCGTGGAGCACGGCGCTGCTCGCGGCGGTGTGGCCGAAGACGAATGTCAGCGCGGACTATTTCATGATGGTCGTCGCCGTGCTCGGCACCACGATCAGCCCGTATCTGTTCTTCTGGCAGGCCTCGCAGGAGGTCGAGGAGATGAACCAGGGCAAGCGCGACAAGCCGCTGCGCGAGTTGAAGCGCGGCGGCAGTCCGGAGCTGGCGCGCATCCGGGCCGACACCCTCTCCGGCATGCTGCTCTCCAACGGCATCGCCTTCTTCATCATCCTCACCACCGCGTCGGTGCTGCACGCGAATGGCGTCACCAACATCAATTCGGCGACGGAGGCCGCCGAAGCGCTGCGGCCGCTCGCCGGCGACTTCACCTTCGCCCTGTTCGCGACCGGCATCATCGGCACGGGACTGCTCGCGATTCCGGTGCTGGCGGGCTCGGCCGCTTACGGCGTGGCGGAGATCTTCGGCTGGCGCGCGACGCTGGAGGCGAAGCCCGACGAGGCGGTCGGCTTCTACACCATCATCGCCGCGGCGACTGCGATCGGCTTCGGCTTAGGGTTCACCGGGATCGATTCGATCCACATGCTGGTCTGGAGCGCCGTGCTCAACGGCATCGTCGCCGTTCCGATCATGGCCATGATGATGCTGATCGTCTCGAGCAAGGCGATCATGGGCCGCTTCAAGGGCCGCTCATGGCTCGTCGCGCTGGGGTGGCTCGGCACCGCGCTGATGGCCCTGGCCGTGCTCGCTTTGCTCGGCTCGTCCGCGATCGGCTGA
- a CDS encoding mandelate racemase/muconate lactonizing enzyme family protein — MTRSSKATSLEILACDAGWRNYHFVKLTTEDGIVGWSEFDEGFGSPGVGAAIQRLSARVVGQNVFRHERIYAELFAATRPAAGGVVAQALGAIENALLDAKAKCLGVPCYELLGGKIRDRVRVYWSHCATWRINHPSWYKPPIENLDGVKAMGREVRENKFTALKTNIFSYDDGKPTGWRPGFGSPFAPEINVDRKILRDLRMHLEAIRDGAGPEVDILLDCNFNAKTEGYLEILRTIADLDMFWIEIDSFNPEALGYIRRQSPHPISSCETLLGLREFLPYFREQAMDVAIIDTPWNGVWQSMKIAAAAEAFEVNVAPHNFYGHLCSMMNAHFCAAVPNLRIMEIDIDRLAWDRELFTHEPEIQNGHLVIPDRPGWGTDPNEEALRAHPPKTSGGLLNYGRKG, encoded by the coding sequence ATGACCAGATCATCAAAAGCAACGAGTCTCGAAATTCTCGCCTGCGACGCCGGCTGGCGAAACTACCACTTCGTCAAGCTGACGACCGAAGACGGCATCGTCGGCTGGAGCGAATTCGACGAGGGCTTCGGCTCGCCCGGCGTCGGCGCTGCGATCCAGCGGCTGTCCGCCCGCGTCGTCGGGCAGAACGTTTTCCGGCACGAGCGTATCTACGCCGAGCTGTTCGCGGCCACGCGTCCCGCCGCCGGCGGCGTAGTGGCGCAGGCGCTCGGCGCGATCGAGAATGCGCTGCTCGATGCCAAGGCGAAGTGTCTCGGTGTGCCCTGCTACGAACTGCTCGGCGGCAAGATCCGCGACCGTGTCAGGGTTTATTGGTCGCATTGCGCGACGTGGCGGATCAATCATCCGTCCTGGTACAAGCCGCCGATCGAGAACCTCGACGGCGTCAAGGCAATGGGACGCGAAGTGCGCGAGAACAAGTTCACCGCGCTCAAGACCAACATCTTCTCCTACGACGACGGCAAGCCAACCGGTTGGCGACCGGGCTTCGGCTCGCCCTTCGCCCCCGAGATCAACGTCGATCGCAAGATCCTGCGCGACCTGCGCATGCATCTGGAAGCGATCCGCGACGGTGCAGGCCCTGAAGTCGACATCCTGCTTGACTGCAACTTCAACGCCAAGACCGAGGGCTATCTGGAGATCCTGCGCACCATTGCGGACCTCGACATGTTCTGGATCGAGATCGACAGTTTCAATCCGGAAGCGCTTGGTTACATCCGCAGGCAAAGCCCGCATCCGATCTCGTCATGCGAGACGCTGTTGGGATTGCGCGAATTCCTGCCCTATTTCCGCGAGCAGGCCATGGACGTCGCGATCATCGACACGCCCTGGAACGGCGTCTGGCAGTCGATGAAGATCGCAGCCGCTGCGGAAGCGTTCGAAGTCAACGTTGCGCCGCATAATTTCTACGGTCATCTTTGCTCGATGATGAACGCGCATTTCTGCGCCGCCGTGCCGAACCTGCGCATCATGGAGATCGACATCGATCGCCTCGCGTGGGACCGCGAGCTTTTCACGCATGAGCCCGAAATTCAGAACGGCCATTTGGTCATTCCGGACCGGCCCGGCTGGGGCACCGATCCGAACGAGGAAGCCCTTCGCGCGCATCCGCCGAAGACCAGCGGCGGATTGCTCAACTACGGCCGCAAGGGCTAG
- a CDS encoding c-type cytochrome, which translates to MRWRETCGIAVVILLCAFASGAQAQSLYGLGRPATAAEIAGWNIDIGRDGSNLPNGSGSVSHGREVFAQQCASCHGDKGEGGLGDRLVGGQGTIATPKPIRTVGSYWPYAPTLFDYIRRAMPQNAPQSLSDEEVYAVSAYILNLNGLVGADATLDAKSLAAVKMPNRDRFVGDTRPDVKH; encoded by the coding sequence ATGCGCTGGCGTGAGACTTGCGGCATTGCTGTCGTCATCTTGCTGTGTGCGTTCGCGAGCGGAGCGCAAGCACAAAGCCTGTACGGCCTCGGACGCCCCGCGACAGCTGCGGAGATCGCGGGCTGGAATATCGACATCGGCCGCGACGGCAGCAATCTGCCGAACGGAAGTGGCTCGGTCAGCCATGGGCGCGAGGTGTTCGCCCAACAATGTGCATCATGCCATGGTGACAAGGGCGAGGGCGGGCTCGGTGACCGGCTCGTCGGTGGCCAGGGCACGATCGCAACGCCAAAGCCGATCCGCACGGTCGGTAGCTATTGGCCGTATGCGCCGACGCTGTTCGACTACATCCGCCGCGCGATGCCGCAGAACGCGCCGCAATCGTTAAGCGATGAGGAGGTTTATGCGGTCTCCGCGTATATTCTGAACCTGAATGGACTGGTAGGAGCGGATGCGACGCTCGATGCCAAATCGCTTGCGGCTGTCAAAATGCCGAACCGCGACCGGTTCGTCGGCGATACCCGGCCGGATGTGAAACACTGA